A single genomic interval of Hevea brasiliensis isolate MT/VB/25A 57/8 chromosome 4, ASM3005281v1, whole genome shotgun sequence harbors:
- the LOC110657331 gene encoding uncharacterized protein LOC110657331 has translation MQPQQSSRIDLVELKTQIVKKVGAERFKKYFHYLNRFLSQKLSKSDFDRSCFRLLGRENLPLHNQLIRSILKNACQAKIPPPVYEAGPTKSAIQIGKGSPGREDGHDQSGSLLPNQNVSIWSNGVLQPMSPRKIRSVMRDRKPRDRPSPLGPTGKVECGSHQPTGADDVGSKIVLDNGELTPFDYQRPVGHLQAVAEQPANEREGLVQWSSEKPTAHSKDQTAFVEDGEEVEQANHSSFSRSPLLAPLGIPFCSASVGGARKAMPAASCGDFINCSDGGVLSSTEMLRKRMEHIAAVQGVGGVSTECANMLNNMLDVYLKKLIKSSVELVGARSPHKSRKQTIHKQQVQGKLINGLWPSNHLHLQSNSGPVEVMHEQRPRCSISLLDFKVAMELNPQQLGEDWPLLLEKICMQAFEG, from the coding sequence ATGCAACCTCAACAGAGCTCCAGAATTGATTTGGTTGAATTGAAAACTCAGATAGTGAAGAAGGTTGGGGCTGAGAGGTTCAAGAAGTATTTTCACTACTTGAATAGGTTTTTAAGTCAGAAGCTGAGCAAGAGTGACTTTGATAGGTCATGTTTTCGCCTACTTGGAAGGGAGAATCTTCCCCTGCACAATCAGCTTATCCGTTCCATCTTGAAGAATGCATGTCAGGCCAAGATTCCACCACCAGTTTATGAAGCAGGTCCCACAAAATCGGCAATACAAATAGGAAAAGGTTCTCCTGGAAGAGAAGATGGGCATGACCAAAGTGGATCCCTTCTTCCAAATCAAAATGTTTCCATTTGGTCGAATGGGGTTTTGCAGCCAATGTCCCCACGGAAGATTAGGTCAGTGATGCGTGATCGTAAGCCCAGAGATAGACCTAGCCCACTTGGGCCAACTGGGAAAGTTGAATGTGGCTCACATCAACCAACTGGTGCAGATGATGTTGGCAGTAAAATTGTTttggataatggggaattgactCCATTTGATTATCAAAGACCAGTAGGGCATCTTCAAGCAGTTGCTGAGCAACCTGCGAATGAAAGGGAAGGGTTGGTTCAATGGTCCTCTGAAAAACCAACTGCACATAGCAAAGATCAGACTGCTTTTGTGGAAGATGGGGAAGAGGTGGAGCAAGCAAACCACTCGAGTTTCTCTAGAAGTCCATTACTTGCGCCTCTTGGAATTCCATTTTGTTCGGCTAGTGTGGGTGGGGCTCGCAAAGCTATGCCAGCAGCAAGCTGTGGTGATTTTATCAACTGTAGTGACGGTGGTGTATTGTCAAGTACAGAGATGCTAAGGAAACGCATGGAGCATATCGCAGCTGTGCAGGGTGTTGGAGGGGTTTCAACGGAATGTGCAAATATGCTGAATAATATGTTGGATGTGTACCTGAAGAAGTTGATCAAATCTTCTGTTGAGTTGGTAGGAGCAAGGTCTCCACATAAGTCAAGAAAGCAAACCATCCATAAGCAGCAGGTTCAAGGCAAATTGATCAATGGACTGTGGCCGAGTAATCACTTACATTTGCAGAGCAATAGTGGACCGGTGGAAGTTATGCATGAACAGAGGCCTCGGTGTTCAATATCTTTGCTTGATTTCAAAGTTGCAATGGAGTTAAATCCACAGCAGCTTGGTGAAGATTGGCCATTGCTGCTGGAGAAAATCTGTATGCAAGCATTTGAGGGCTGA
- the LOC110657330 gene encoding uncharacterized protein LOC110657330 isoform X1, translated as MDSDTEESQRKRQKKNPFPGDSSRKQVELIPMRQYQVMGEVNFLQDEDTRLETTRARFSNVLKRHAELAERLSRDSDKMIFERLQKEFEAARASQTQELYVDGEDWNDGLLATIRERVHMEADRKQMPGDSNTMPVHHYEEKNAYRAGNKVICCLDGARIGIQYETSYAGEPCELYHCVLESKSFLEKMTVQEHTIPFFLPIREAENDLLSSNAMRFIDYVGELLQAYVDRREQVRLIKELYGNQIGELYHSLPYHMIEFVLDDFECKVRVSLRYADLVSVLPTRVRVFAWPMNQFKKNGALGSHPSPARLSYAEDALRTMSLPEAYAEIVLNLPRAIQQISIETSPT; from the exons ATGGACAGCGACACCGAAGAGTCGCAGAGGAAGAGGCAAAAGAAGAACCCATTTCCAGGAGACTCTTCTCGCAAG CAAGTGGAACTGATTCCGATGCGTCAATACCAAGTAATGGGAGAAGTG AATTTCTTGCAAGACGAAGATACTCGGTTGGAGACTACACGAGCTAGAT TTTCAAATGTTCTCAAGAGGCATGCAGAATTGGCCGAGCGTCTTTCTAG GGATTCTGACAAGATGATATTTGAGCGTCTACAGAAAGAATTTGAAGCTGCTCGCGCTTCTCAAACTCAAG AACTCTATGTAGATGGCGAAGATTGGAATGATGGACTATTAGCTACAATAAGAGAGAGG GTTCACATGGAGGCTGACAGAAAGCAAATGCCAGGAGACTCGAATACGATGCCAGTTCATCATTATGAAGAAAAAAATGCATATAGAGCTGGAAATAAG GTGATTTGTTGCTTAGATGGGGCAAGAATTGGCATTCAATATGAAACATCTTATGCAG GAGAACCTTGTGAGCTGTACCATTGTGTGCTTGAGAGCAAGTCATTTCTTGAAAAGATGACTGTCCAGGAACATACAATTCCTTTCTTTCTGCCAATACGAGAAGCAGAAAATGATCTTCTTTCTTCCAATGCTATG CGATTTATCGATTATGTTGGAGAACTTCTTCAAGCATATGTTGATAGGCGGGAACAG GTACGGCTTATCAAGGAATTGTATGGAAATCAAATTGGAGAGCTATATCATAGCCTTCCCTACCATATGATAGAATTCGTACTGGATGATTTTGAATG CAAGGTGAGAGTCAGTCTTAGATATGCAGACCTTGTATCTGTACTTCCAACTCGAGTCAGAGTATTTGCATGGCCAATGAATCAATTCAAGAAAAATGGAGCACTTGGAAGTCACCCAAGCCCTGCTCGCCTATCTTATGCTGAGGATGCCTTAAGAACCATGAGTTTACCAGAAG CTTATGCAGAAATTGTATTGAATCTGCCTCGAGCCATTCAGCAAATATCTATTGAAACGAGCCCCACTTAA
- the LOC110657330 gene encoding uncharacterized protein LOC110657330 isoform X2 produces MDSDTEESQRKRQKKNPFPGDSSRKQVELIPMRQYQVMGEVNFLQDEDTRLETTRARFSNVLKRHAELAERLSRDSDKMIFERLQKEFEAARASQTQELYVDGEDWNDGLLATIRERVHMEADRKQMPGDSNTMPVHHYEEKNAYRAGNKVICCLDGARIGIQYETSYAGEPCELYHCVLESKSFLEKMTVQEHTIPFFLPIREAENDLLSSNAMVRLIKELYGNQIGELYHSLPYHMIEFVLDDFECKVRVSLRYADLVSVLPTRVRVFAWPMNQFKKNGALGSHPSPARLSYAEDALRTMSLPEAYAEIVLNLPRAIQQISIETSPT; encoded by the exons ATGGACAGCGACACCGAAGAGTCGCAGAGGAAGAGGCAAAAGAAGAACCCATTTCCAGGAGACTCTTCTCGCAAG CAAGTGGAACTGATTCCGATGCGTCAATACCAAGTAATGGGAGAAGTG AATTTCTTGCAAGACGAAGATACTCGGTTGGAGACTACACGAGCTAGAT TTTCAAATGTTCTCAAGAGGCATGCAGAATTGGCCGAGCGTCTTTCTAG GGATTCTGACAAGATGATATTTGAGCGTCTACAGAAAGAATTTGAAGCTGCTCGCGCTTCTCAAACTCAAG AACTCTATGTAGATGGCGAAGATTGGAATGATGGACTATTAGCTACAATAAGAGAGAGG GTTCACATGGAGGCTGACAGAAAGCAAATGCCAGGAGACTCGAATACGATGCCAGTTCATCATTATGAAGAAAAAAATGCATATAGAGCTGGAAATAAG GTGATTTGTTGCTTAGATGGGGCAAGAATTGGCATTCAATATGAAACATCTTATGCAG GAGAACCTTGTGAGCTGTACCATTGTGTGCTTGAGAGCAAGTCATTTCTTGAAAAGATGACTGTCCAGGAACATACAATTCCTTTCTTTCTGCCAATACGAGAAGCAGAAAATGATCTTCTTTCTTCCAATGCTATG GTACGGCTTATCAAGGAATTGTATGGAAATCAAATTGGAGAGCTATATCATAGCCTTCCCTACCATATGATAGAATTCGTACTGGATGATTTTGAATG CAAGGTGAGAGTCAGTCTTAGATATGCAGACCTTGTATCTGTACTTCCAACTCGAGTCAGAGTATTTGCATGGCCAATGAATCAATTCAAGAAAAATGGAGCACTTGGAAGTCACCCAAGCCCTGCTCGCCTATCTTATGCTGAGGATGCCTTAAGAACCATGAGTTTACCAGAAG CTTATGCAGAAATTGTATTGAATCTGCCTCGAGCCATTCAGCAAATATCTATTGAAACGAGCCCCACTTAA
- the LOC110657329 gene encoding plasma membrane ATPase 4: MATKGGISLEEIKNESVDLERIPIEEVFEQLKCTREGLTSEEGANRLQVFGPNKLEEKKESKILKFLGFMWNPLSWVMEAAAIMAIALANGDGRPPDWQDFVGIVALLFINSTISFIEENNAGNAAAALMAGLAPKTKVLRDGSWTEQEAAILVPGDIISIKLGDIIPADARLLEGDPLKVDQSALTGESLPVTKNPSDEVFSGSTCKQGEIEAVVIATGVHTFFGKAAHLVDSTNQVGHFQKVLTAIGNFCICSIAVGIIIEIIVMYPIQHRKYRQGIDNLLVLLIGGIPIAMPTVLSVTMAIGSHRLSQQGAITKRMTAIEEMAGMDVLCSDKTGTLTLNKLTVDRTLIEVFAKGVDKEYVILLAARASRTENQDAIDCAIVGMLADPKEARAGIREVHFLPFNPVDKRTALTYIDSDGNWHRASKGAPEQILALCNSKEDVKKKVHGVIDKFAERGLRSLAVARQEVPEKTKDSPGGPWQFVGLLPLFDPPRHDSAETIRRALNLGVNVKMITGDQLAIGKETGRRLGMGTNMYPSSSLLGQDKDASIAALPVDELIEKADGFAGVFPEHKYEIVKRLQERKHICGMTGDGVNDAPALKKADIGIAVADATDAARSASDIVLTEPGLSVIISAVLTSRAIFQRMKNYTIYAVSITIRIVFGFMFIALIWKYDFAPFMVLIIAILNDGTIMTISKDRVKPSPQPDSWKLKEIFSTGIVLGGYLALMTVIFFWAMYETNFFSDKFGVRSLHGREREMMAALYLQVSIVSQALIFVTRSRSWSFVERPGLLLVSAFVIAQLVATLIAVYANWGFARIKGCGWGWAGVIWLYSLVTYVPLDLLKFAIRYILSGKAWDNLLENKTAFTTKKDYGKEEREAQWATAQRTLHGLQPPETNNLFADKNSYRELSEIAEQAKRRAEVARLRELHTLKGHVESVVKLKGLDIDTIQQHYTV, from the exons GAACGGATTCCCATAGAGGAAGTGTTTGAGCAGCTGAAATGTACCAGGGAAGGTCTTACTTCAGAGGAAGGAGCCAATCGGCTTCAAGTTTTTGGGCCAAACAAACTAGAAGAGAAAAAG GAGAGCAAAATTCTCAAGTTCTTGGGTTTTATGTGGAACCCATTGTCATGGGTCATGGAAGCAGCAGCTATCATGGCCATAGCTTTAGCCAATGGTGATGGGAGACCTCCTGATTGGCAGGACTTCGTTGGGATTGTTGCTTTGTTGTTCATAAACTCCACAATCAGTTTCATCGAAGAAAACAATGCTGGAAATGCAGCTGCAGCCCTTATGGCTGGTCTTGCTCCCAAGACTAAG GTTCTGAGAGATGGTAGTTGGACTGAGCAAGAAGCTGCAATTTTGGTCCCAGGGGACATTATCAGCATTAAATTGGGAGATATAATCCCTGCTGATGCCCGTCTTCTTGAGGGTGATCCTTTGAAGGTTGATCAATCCGCCCTTACTGGAGAGTCACTTCCTGTTACTAAGAACCCCTCAGATGAAGTGTTTTCTGGTTCAACATGTAAACAGGGCGAAATTGAAGCAGTAGTAATTGCTACTGGTGTGCATACCTTCTTTGGTAAGGCTGCCCATCTGGTGGACAGCACTAATCAAGTTGGACATTTCCAAAAAGTTCTAACTGCCATTGGTAACTTCTGTATTTGCTCAATCGCTGTTGGAATAATCATTGAAATTATAGTAATGTATCCAATACAGCATCGCAAGTACAGACAAGGAATTGACAACCTATTGGTTCTTTTGATCGGAGGGATTCCCATTGCTATGCCAACTGTTTTATCTGTCACCATGGCTATTGGTTCACACAGGCTATCTCAGCAGGGTGCAATTACAAAGAGAATGACTGCCATTGAGGAAATGGCAGGCATGGATGTCCTCTGCAGTGACAAGACTGGAACTCTGACCCTGAACAAGCTTACTGTTGATAGGACCCTGATTGAAGTATTTGCAAAGGGCGTGGATAAAGAGTATGTGATACTTCTTGCAGCTAGAGCTTCAAGAACTGAGAATCAGGATGCGATTGATTGTGCAATTGTAGGGATGCTTGCAGACCCAAAGGAG GCAAGAGCTGGTATTAGAGAGGTCCATTTTCTTCCATTCAATCCTGTAGACAAGAGAACTGCCCTTACAtacattgattctgatggaaactGGCACCGAGCTAGCAAGGGTGCCCCTGAGCAG ATATTAGCCCTATGCAATAGCAAGGAGGATGTCAAGAAGAAGGTTCATGGTGTGATTGATAAGTTTGCTGAACGTGGGCTTCGTTCTTTAGCTGTTGCAAGACAG GAAGTACCTGAGAAAACAAAGGATAGTCCAGGAGGCCCATGGCAGTTTGTTGGATTGTTGCCTTTGTTTGATCCTCCCAGGCACGACAGTGCTGAAACCATCAGAAGAGCTCTCAACCTTGGTGTGAATGTTAAAATGATTACCG GGGATCAACTTGCCATTGGTAAGGAAACTGGTCGGAGGCTTGGAATGGGAACAAACATGTATCCATCTTCTTCATTGCTTGGCCAAGACAAAGATGCTTCTATTGCGGCTCTCCCTGTAGATGAGTTGATTGAAAAGGCTGATGGGTTTGCTGGAGTTTTTCCAG AACATAAATACGAAATTGTTAAGAGGCTGCAGGAGAGGAAGCACATCTGTGGAATGACAGGAGATGGTGTTAATGATGCCCCAGCTTTGAAGAAGGCAGATATTGGAATAGCTGTTGCTGATGCTACAGATGCTGCCAGAAGTGCTTCTGACATCGTCCTCACAGAACCTGGGCTTAGTGTAATTATTAGTGCAGTGCTGACCAGCAGGGCCATATTCCAAAGGATGAAGAACTACACC ATATATGCAGTCTCAATTACAATCCGTATTGTG TTTGGCTTCATGTTTATTGCCTTGATATGGAAATATGACTTTGCTCCATTCATGGTTCTAATTATTGCCATTTTAAATGATG GAACAATCATGACAATATCAAAAGATCGAGTGAAACCATCACCACAGCCGGACAGCTGGAAACTTAAAGAGATCTTCAGTACTGGTATTGTTCTTGGAGGATACTTGGCACTAATGACAGTGATATTTTTCTGGGCTATGTACGAAACCAACTTCTTTTCG GACAAGTTTGGCGTAAGATCATTGCATGGCAGGGAACGTGAAATGATGGCAGCTTTATACCTACAAGTGAGTATTGTGAGCCAGGCCCTTATTTTTGTCACAAGGTCTCGCAGCTGGTCCTTTGTTGAACGTCCTGGACTTCTTCTAGTCAGTGCATTCGTAATTGCTCAGCTT GTAGCTACCTTGATAGCAGTTTACGCAAACTGGGGTTTTGCTCGTATAAAGGGTTGTGGCTGGGGCTGGGCTGGTGTAATCTGGCTCTATAGTTTGGTTACATATGTGCCACTTGATCTGCTCAAATTTGCAATCCGTTACATTCTCAGCGGCAAGGCTTGGGATAATCTTTTGGAGAACAAG ACTGCCTTTACAACAAAGAAAGACTATGGGAAGGAAGAGAGAGAAGCTCAATGGGCCACAGCTCAGAGGACCCTTCATGGCCTTCAACCTCCTGAAACCAACAACCTCTTTGCTGACAAAAATAGTTACCGAGAACTTTCAGAGATTGCAGAGCAAGCCAAGCGGAGGGCTGAAGTGGCAAG GCTGAGGGAGCTACATACCCTGAAGGGGCATGTTGAATCGGTGGTGAAGTTGAAAGGACTTGATATTGACACAATTCAACAACATTACACAGTTTAA